In Syntrophus gentianae, a genomic segment contains:
- a CDS encoding metallophosphoesterase family protein: MRIGVISDTHLPGYSNRLKKIVERYFSDVDLILHAGDLVDLGVLEVFGERPVKAVCGNMDPLSVRRVLPDRLILEIKGFRLGIMHGWGSGANLEEKLYSVLGPVDCLIYGHTHFPVNRKKEGVLFFNPGSALEKRYAPVNTVGILEIGEAITGNILKIEIEKEP, translated from the coding sequence GTGCGGATCGGCGTGATTTCAGATACTCATCTGCCAGGTTACAGCAACAGGTTGAAAAAGATCGTTGAGCGATATTTCAGTGATGTGGACTTGATCCTCCACGCGGGAGATCTTGTGGATCTTGGTGTCCTGGAGGTGTTCGGCGAGAGGCCGGTAAAGGCGGTATGCGGCAATATGGATCCCCTGTCGGTTCGAAGGGTGTTACCGGACCGTTTGATCCTGGAAATCAAGGGATTTCGCCTGGGGATCATGCACGGGTGGGGAAGCGGGGCAAATCTCGAGGAGAAGCTGTATTCAGTTCTGGGGCCGGTGGATTGCCTCATCTATGGCCATACCCATTTTCCGGTTAACCGGAAAAAAGAGGGGGTGCTCTTCTTCAATCCCGGATCAGCCCTGGAGAAACGCTATGCCCCGGTAAATACCGTGGGGATTCTGGAGATCGGAGAGGCCATCACGGGGAACATTCTTAAAATTGAAATTGAAAAAGAACCATGA
- a CDS encoding HIT family protein, which produces MKSIYAPWRMAYIKGEKVQGCVFCKESIRDDSYVLLDGKTAFVMLNAYPYTNGHLLIIPFRHLSSLEALLPEERLEMFSLVDISVRVLKETMSPDGFNIGMNLGRAAGAGIDDHLHIHVVPRWNGDTNFMSVVGDIRVIPDDILKSCEELKGVFSKYRQED; this is translated from the coding sequence ATGAAATCAATTTATGCCCCTTGGCGTATGGCTTATATCAAGGGTGAGAAAGTGCAAGGCTGCGTCTTCTGCAAGGAATCTATCCGTGATGATTCGTACGTTCTTCTGGACGGAAAAACGGCCTTCGTCATGTTGAATGCCTATCCATATACAAACGGCCATCTGCTGATCATCCCTTTCCGCCATCTCAGCAGTCTGGAAGCCCTTCTTCCGGAGGAGAGACTGGAAATGTTTTCCCTGGTGGATATTTCTGTCCGGGTATTGAAAGAGACCATGAGCCCTGACGGCTTCAATATTGGAATGAACCTCGGCAGAGCTGCAGGAGCCGGGATCGATGATCATCTTCACATTCACGTTGTCCCGAGATGGAATGGCGACACCAATTTTATGAGTGTCGTTGGCGACATTCGCGTCATTCCCGATGACATCTTGAAAAGCTGTGAAGAACTCAAGGGTGTTTTCAGTAAATACCGGCAGGAGGACTGA
- a CDS encoding LapA family protein, producing MKIIYTIIIVLLILFVVTFSLQNTISVHLVYYDVLDVILPVYMLIFIVFLIGVIFSGLMGIVERYRLNRTINRLNRMVRDLKRDVRENEPPVVRDENKQPESGQAI from the coding sequence ATGAAAATTATTTATACCATCATTATTGTTCTGTTGATTCTTTTTGTTGTAACCTTTTCCCTGCAGAATACAATATCGGTGCACCTGGTCTATTATGATGTGCTGGATGTCATCCTGCCTGTTTATATGCTCATTTTTATCGTCTTTCTCATTGGGGTGATCTTCTCAGGTTTAATGGGCATTGTTGAACGTTACCGATTGAATCGCACTATCAATCGACTGAATCGAATGGTGCGGGATTTGAAGAGGGATGTACGGGAAAATGAACCGCCTGTCGTTCGTGACGAGAACAAGCAACCTGAATCGGGGCAGGCGATTTGA
- a CDS encoding Mut7-C RNAse domain-containing protein, with protein sequence MENERKFLTDINLGRLVIWLRILGYDTILYRGAADRQFLRKAQAENRIVLTRKRELAKRQFQGILLLIESDRVERQVEEVFGNLGLEVSADRYFSRCLRCNVLLIEVEKEAIQERVPPYVFEHHSRFMTCPGCGAIYWPGTHSENIRKRIKALRIPFRRL encoded by the coding sequence ATGGAGAACGAAAGAAAATTTCTGACCGATATCAACCTGGGACGGCTGGTCATCTGGTTGAGAATCCTCGGTTACGATACGATTCTTTATCGTGGGGCGGCAGACCGGCAATTTTTGAGAAAAGCGCAAGCAGAAAACCGGATTGTCCTGACCCGGAAAAGAGAACTGGCGAAGAGACAGTTCCAGGGAATTCTGCTTCTCATTGAGAGTGACCGCGTGGAAAGGCAGGTGGAGGAGGTATTTGGCAATCTTGGACTGGAAGTATCAGCCGACCGGTACTTCAGCCGTTGTCTGCGGTGTAACGTTCTGCTGATAGAAGTTGAAAAGGAGGCAATTCAAGAACGAGTGCCTCCTTATGTCTTTGAACATCATTCGCGGTTTATGACCTGCCCTGGATGCGGAGCCATCTATTGGCCGGGAACGCACAGCGAAAACATCCGAAAACGGATCAAGGCGTTGCGCATTCCGTTTCGTCGCCTTTGA
- the mog gene encoding molybdopterin adenylyltransferase → MEFQAGVVTVSDKGSRGEREDLSGKEVVRMLQELSILVRETVIIPDEQDQIRQTLIDLSDKKGLDLIVTTGGTGVTPRDLTPDATLEVIDKALPGMAEAMRQESLKKTPHAMISRAVVGIRGQTLIINLPGSPRGVRENLAVVLPALKHALEKIKGDETECATP, encoded by the coding sequence ATGGAGTTTCAAGCAGGGGTTGTCACCGTCAGCGACAAGGGCTCCCGGGGTGAACGGGAGGACCTCAGTGGAAAAGAGGTTGTTCGTATGTTGCAGGAACTCTCCATCCTCGTACGTGAAACGGTGATCATACCCGACGAGCAGGACCAGATTCGGCAAACCCTGATCGATCTTTCCGACAAAAAGGGATTGGATCTGATTGTCACGACAGGCGGAACGGGCGTCACCCCACGGGACCTGACGCCCGACGCCACCTTGGAAGTGATTGACAAAGCCCTTCCCGGAATGGCCGAGGCCATGCGGCAGGAAAGTCTGAAAAAGACCCCCCATGCCATGATTTCCCGTGCAGTCGTCGGCATTCGCGGTCAGACCCTGATCATCAATCTTCCCGGAAGCCCTCGGGGAGTGCGGGAAAATCTCGCGGTCGTCCTGCCTGCTTTAAAACACGCCCTGGAAAAAATCAAAGGCGACGAAACGGAATGCGCAACGCCTTGA
- the fusA gene encoding elongation factor G: MAKYESKSLRNVAIVGHGGTGKTTLCESFLFVSGKNERPGRVDEGTSSFDYEPEEQRKHISISAATNFVDWEKHKVNIVDTPGDSNFAYDTRSCLRAVDAAVILVDAVSGVEFQTEKVWEYSDLYKLPRVVFINRMDRERADFANAVESIKTRIQKVTPIFLPIGAEESFKGVVDLIAMKAYLFEDPKGGYKTVEIPAELQDEAESMRETMMEDIAESDENLMEKYLEDGEISTEDMKAGLRTGVMSGSIVPVICGSALKHAGTAPLLDVLVRYLPSPVDRGPAVGLKPGTDAVEERLPEESAPFSAYVFKTIADPYAGRLTLFRVYSGTLKSDTPVYNPLHKSSERFGNVFYLEGKIQKPSELLIPGDIAAVAKLKEAVTGDSLCAEKSPIVFEKVQPPPTVMSFAIEPKTRGDEEKIVSSILRLGEEDPTLTFGRNEETKEMILSGMGQVHIEVNVEKMKRKFGVDVLLKPPKVPYRETIKGKTNVQGRYKKQSGGRGQFGDCWIDIEPLPRGSGFEFADKIVGGVIPQQYRPAVEKGIVEAMVDGVIAGYPVVDMKVSLVDGSYHTVDSSEMAFKIAGSMAFKKGVMACQPILLEPIVNIEIEIPDEYMGDVIGDLNSRRGKVLGMDSKGNHQIVKAQVPLAEILKYAPDLTSMTSGRGTFTYSHSHYEEVPAHLAEKIIAESKKEEA, from the coding sequence ATGGCAAAATACGAATCCAAAAGTTTGAGAAATGTCGCAATCGTAGGGCATGGGGGTACGGGAAAAACAACACTCTGCGAATCCTTCCTTTTTGTCAGCGGTAAAAACGAAAGACCCGGCCGGGTTGATGAAGGCACCTCCTCCTTCGATTACGAGCCGGAAGAACAAAGGAAGCACATTTCCATCAGCGCCGCGACCAACTTTGTAGACTGGGAAAAGCACAAGGTGAACATTGTGGACACTCCCGGGGATTCCAATTTTGCCTACGATACGAGAAGCTGTCTTCGCGCGGTTGATGCGGCGGTTATTCTTGTTGATGCCGTCAGCGGCGTTGAATTCCAGACGGAAAAAGTCTGGGAATATTCCGATTTGTACAAACTGCCCCGTGTCGTCTTTATTAATCGAATGGATCGGGAACGGGCGGATTTTGCTAATGCCGTAGAGAGTATTAAAACGCGAATTCAAAAAGTTACGCCAATTTTCCTGCCGATCGGTGCTGAAGAATCCTTTAAAGGCGTTGTCGATCTGATTGCCATGAAGGCCTATCTCTTTGAAGACCCCAAAGGCGGATACAAAACCGTCGAAATTCCCGCAGAACTTCAAGATGAGGCAGAGAGTATGCGGGAAACGATGATGGAGGATATCGCCGAGTCTGACGAGAATCTGATGGAAAAATACCTGGAGGACGGAGAGATCAGTACGGAAGACATGAAGGCCGGCTTGAGGACCGGGGTCATGTCCGGATCCATCGTTCCGGTGATCTGCGGCTCCGCTTTAAAACATGCCGGCACCGCTCCCCTTCTGGACGTGCTTGTCCGTTACCTCCCCTCACCCGTGGATCGCGGTCCTGCTGTCGGCTTGAAACCAGGAACTGACGCCGTCGAAGAGCGTCTTCCCGAAGAAAGCGCCCCCTTTTCAGCCTATGTATTCAAGACCATTGCCGACCCCTATGCTGGTCGTCTTACTTTGTTCCGCGTTTATTCCGGAACATTGAAATCGGACACGCCGGTTTACAACCCATTACACAAATCAAGTGAACGGTTCGGCAACGTATTCTACCTGGAAGGCAAGATCCAGAAGCCTTCAGAACTGCTCATCCCCGGAGACATCGCCGCCGTAGCCAAACTGAAGGAAGCCGTCACCGGCGATTCACTCTGCGCTGAGAAATCGCCGATCGTTTTCGAAAAGGTGCAGCCTCCACCCACCGTGATGTCCTTCGCCATCGAACCGAAGACGAGGGGAGACGAAGAGAAAATCGTTTCTTCCATTCTGCGGCTTGGCGAGGAGGATCCGACCCTGACCTTTGGCCGTAATGAAGAAACCAAGGAAATGATCCTCTCCGGTATGGGGCAGGTTCATATTGAAGTCAACGTGGAAAAGATGAAGCGTAAGTTCGGTGTGGATGTCCTCCTGAAGCCGCCCAAAGTGCCTTACCGGGAAACCATCAAGGGGAAAACAAACGTTCAGGGCCGCTACAAGAAACAGTCCGGCGGTCGCGGGCAGTTCGGAGACTGCTGGATTGATATCGAACCCTTGCCCCGTGGCAGCGGTTTCGAATTCGCCGACAAAATCGTCGGCGGCGTCATTCCCCAGCAGTATCGTCCGGCAGTTGAAAAGGGTATCGTCGAGGCCATGGTGGACGGTGTCATTGCCGGCTATCCCGTCGTCGACATGAAGGTTTCTCTTGTTGACGGCTCATACCATACCGTGGATTCCTCGGAAATGGCCTTCAAGATTGCCGGTTCCATGGCCTTCAAAAAAGGCGTCATGGCCTGCCAGCCGATCCTTCTGGAACCGATCGTCAATATTGAGATCGAGATTCCCGACGAATACATGGGGGATGTCATCGGGGATCTGAACAGCCGGCGCGGCAAGGTCCTGGGGATGGACAGCAAGGGCAATCACCAGATTGTCAAGGCGCAGGTGCCTCTGGCTGAAATCCTTAAATATGCACCGGACCTGACTTCCATGACCAGCGGCCGGGGAACGTTTACGTACTCGCACTCTCATTACGAGGAAGTGCCGGCCCATCTGGCTGAGAAAATCATCGCGGAATCCAAGAAGGAAGAGGCCTGA
- a CDS encoding acetyl-CoA carboxylase biotin carboxylase subunit: MADKKKKIGKVLIANRGEIALRILRTVKELSMDSVVIYEKPDSEAYYIRLADDAIMIGDGPRKDYLDIEKIIWAARKTGSDAIHPGYGFLSEIPDFSAECERAGIIFIGPPPDVIRNLGNKVIAREIMEKADIPFIPGTKDLFRGDAGLREAIAFGRKVGYPIMLKASSGGGGRGIRKVTSEADLEFQLPQARAEALSAFGDESVYVEKCIEAPRHVEIQILADQYGNIIHLGSRDCSIQRRHQKLLEIAPADLPPDVLNAMYDAAIEAARVAGYVNAGTVEFLVDSKTNEFWFMEMNTRLQVEHTVTEELTGVDIVREQIRIAEGERLRIPEERIHLLGKAVQVRINAEDPKNNFMPEGGKRLEVYQSPGGPGVRLDGLVYQGYKIPTEYDSLMVKMTIRGFNWEQTIQRLKRALQGFLIVGPKSTTAFYLAICDEPDFLAGKFDTSYLETHPEIFKYPEGEREIAKLSRLIAETHAKKMNPYAY, translated from the coding sequence ATGGCAGATAAAAAGAAAAAAATCGGGAAGGTCCTGATTGCCAACAGAGGCGAGATTGCCCTGCGGATTCTCCGCACGGTGAAGGAACTTTCTATGGACAGTGTCGTGATCTATGAGAAGCCGGACAGCGAAGCTTATTACATCCGGCTGGCGGATGATGCCATCATGATCGGGGATGGCCCCCGGAAAGATTATCTGGATATTGAAAAGATTATCTGGGCGGCAAGGAAAACCGGTTCTGATGCCATTCACCCCGGATACGGATTTTTATCGGAAATTCCTGATTTTTCGGCGGAGTGTGAACGGGCCGGGATCATTTTCATTGGACCGCCTCCGGACGTCATCCGCAATCTGGGCAATAAAGTGATTGCCCGGGAAATCATGGAAAAGGCCGATATCCCTTTTATTCCGGGTACGAAAGATCTGTTTCGAGGAGATGCCGGGCTTCGTGAAGCCATTGCCTTCGGGAGGAAAGTTGGCTATCCCATCATGCTGAAAGCTTCCTCTGGCGGCGGCGGTCGTGGAATTCGAAAGGTGACCAGCGAGGCGGATCTGGAATTTCAGCTTCCCCAGGCGCGGGCGGAGGCCCTTTCCGCCTTCGGAGATGAAAGCGTCTATGTGGAAAAATGCATCGAAGCGCCAAGACACGTGGAAATACAGATTCTGGCCGATCAGTACGGGAATATCATTCATCTGGGATCCCGGGACTGTTCCATTCAGCGGCGTCATCAGAAACTTCTGGAAATTGCGCCGGCCGACCTGCCACCGGATGTATTGAATGCCATGTACGATGCTGCCATTGAAGCGGCTCGTGTCGCAGGATATGTAAATGCCGGCACAGTGGAGTTTCTGGTGGATTCTAAAACAAATGAGTTCTGGTTCATGGAGATGAATACCCGCCTGCAGGTCGAACATACCGTGACGGAGGAATTGACGGGGGTGGATATCGTCCGCGAGCAGATCCGGATTGCCGAGGGGGAACGTCTGAGGATTCCGGAGGAGAGAATTCATCTCCTGGGCAAGGCAGTGCAGGTCCGGATCAATGCAGAAGATCCCAAAAACAATTTCATGCCTGAGGGGGGCAAGCGTCTGGAAGTCTACCAGTCTCCCGGCGGTCCCGGGGTTCGGCTGGACGGCCTGGTTTATCAGGGATATAAGATCCCCACGGAATATGATTCACTGATGGTCAAAATGACCATCCGCGGTTTCAACTGGGAGCAGACCATTCAACGGTTGAAAAGAGCCCTCCAGGGCTTTCTCATCGTCGGTCCGAAAAGCACGACCGCCTTCTATCTTGCGATTTGCGATGAACCGGATTTCCTTGCAGGGAAATTTGACACCAGTTACCTGGAAACGCATCCTGAAATCTTCAAATATCCCGAGGGGGAAAGGGAAATTGCCAAACTTTCCAGGCTGATCGCGGAGACCCATGCAAAGAAGATGAATCCCTATGCCTATTAA
- a CDS encoding biotin/lipoyl-containing protein: MKISEKLLEERILPRDLKEKGVSFVLDKIRRTTGYYVTNTERDLSQSDFKNRVMPHTQLLVAKERNDAGYFSIEITGGASIHVDMLRKQMNPLEKLEVLNANMPDTLFQTLCRGINLFGYRPYPENVIRLTVRSFARYVHVWRVFDFLNYVPNMIPIFEEVKKAGCLLEPAICFSTGPEHTDAFYVKKVGEILEVTGPDILLGIKNHGGLGTPRRIGNLVKAILNAYPELILHYHGHNTDGADIGRIVEAVQNGAKIVNAGDHAFTGFYGPPPILTVVDILKDLGYHAAGLDRQAVIETSNKLRPERECYKDFESQFLGFDPTVQTHKLPGGATGSSFEQAVKGGFLHRMPEILQTELPRVHVELGNWWSVTPGSQILWTTAANNVLKGQRYKDVTDDLKNLMLGRYGEFPFYRPSDEIYESVFGPDWKRMVEQEYGIQKVEDVDLDIEKKVLEHRLGREATEDELVLYLQHPNDAVDFFKFEAKYGKTWVLPPRIWFKKGGFNLGEKFEILDAFGKLHIIEIGTQRRTKTGDAVTYMLIDHHSQPILTEMEADGTTAARKLHLTAKEIDALALSGDIRSHIMGTVSEIPVSEGDEVSTGQILILLEAMKMLNNVVSEVNGQVSEILVAPGDKVEVGTPLLMIKKE, translated from the coding sequence ATGAAAATATCAGAAAAACTGCTGGAAGAGAGAATATTGCCGAGAGATTTAAAGGAAAAAGGGGTTTCCTTTGTCCTCGATAAGATCCGGCGTACGACCGGGTACTATGTCACGAACACCGAACGGGATCTTTCCCAGTCTGATTTCAAGAACCGGGTCATGCCCCATACGCAGCTTCTTGTGGCCAAAGAAAGGAATGATGCGGGCTATTTCTCTATTGAGATCACCGGGGGGGCATCGATTCACGTGGATATGCTGCGCAAGCAGATGAATCCTCTGGAAAAACTGGAAGTATTGAACGCCAATATGCCCGATACGCTTTTCCAGACCCTTTGCCGGGGGATCAACCTGTTCGGTTACCGGCCTTACCCGGAGAATGTGATCCGATTGACGGTTCGGTCCTTCGCACGTTATGTCCACGTATGGCGAGTCTTTGATTTTTTGAATTACGTACCGAATATGATTCCGATCTTCGAAGAGGTCAAGAAAGCGGGATGTCTCCTGGAACCCGCCATCTGCTTTTCCACGGGTCCGGAACATACCGATGCCTTTTACGTGAAGAAAGTCGGAGAAATTCTGGAGGTAACCGGTCCGGATATCCTGCTTGGCATCAAGAACCACGGGGGCTTGGGAACACCGAGACGTATTGGGAATCTGGTTAAGGCCATCTTGAATGCCTATCCCGAGCTGATTCTCCATTATCACGGTCACAACACGGATGGGGCGGATATTGGGCGAATTGTGGAAGCCGTACAGAATGGGGCAAAAATCGTTAATGCCGGGGATCACGCCTTTACCGGCTTTTACGGGCCACCGCCAATTCTCACGGTTGTCGATATTCTGAAAGATTTGGGATACCATGCAGCAGGGCTGGATCGTCAGGCGGTCATCGAAACGTCCAACAAACTCCGACCGGAAAGGGAATGCTACAAGGATTTTGAATCACAGTTTCTCGGTTTTGATCCCACGGTCCAGACGCACAAGCTCCCCGGCGGGGCAACCGGTTCAAGCTTCGAACAGGCCGTCAAAGGCGGCTTTCTGCACCGTATGCCGGAAATCCTCCAGACGGAACTGCCAAGGGTGCATGTCGAGCTGGGAAACTGGTGGAGTGTGACACCAGGATCGCAGATTCTCTGGACAACCGCGGCCAACAATGTCCTGAAAGGACAAAGGTATAAGGATGTCACCGACGATCTGAAAAATCTCATGCTGGGACGCTACGGGGAGTTTCCCTTCTATCGGCCCTCGGATGAAATCTATGAGTCCGTTTTCGGTCCGGATTGGAAGAGAATGGTGGAACAGGAATACGGCATTCAAAAAGTGGAAGATGTCGATCTGGATATCGAGAAAAAGGTGCTGGAACATCGTTTGGGTCGTGAAGCGACGGAAGACGAACTTGTCCTCTATCTGCAACATCCCAATGATGCCGTGGATTTCTTCAAGTTTGAAGCGAAGTACGGTAAGACCTGGGTATTGCCTCCGCGGATCTGGTTCAAAAAGGGTGGTTTCAATCTTGGGGAAAAGTTTGAAATCCTCGATGCCTTCGGAAAACTGCATATCATCGAGATCGGCACCCAGCGGAGAACCAAGACCGGCGATGCCGTGACCTATATGCTGATTGATCATCATTCACAACCGATCCTGACCGAAATGGAGGCAGACGGGACGACTGCGGCCAGAAAATTGCACTTAACGGCGAAGGAGATCGACGCCCTGGCCCTGTCCGGTGACATTCGTTCGCACATCATGGGAACAGTGAGTGAAATTCCCGTCTCGGAGGGAGATGAAGTTTCTACGGGACAGATTCTCATTCTTCTTGAGGCGATGAAGATGCTCAATAATGTGGTGTCTGAAGTAAACGGCCAGGTTTCCGAAATCCTGGTTGCACCGGGAGACAAGGTTGAGGTCGGGACACCCCTGCTTATGATCAAGAAGGAATAG
- a CDS encoding DUF4911 domain-containing protein, whose product MKKQDIAYLQFILEGYEGVCSVSTIDSRVALIGVTSMPGFEAAVTKILAQLKSEVEFHES is encoded by the coding sequence TTGAAGAAACAAGATATTGCCTATCTGCAATTTATCCTGGAAGGATATGAAGGCGTATGTTCCGTATCAACGATCGATTCCAGGGTTGCGTTGATTGGTGTCACTTCAATGCCGGGTTTTGAAGCTGCGGTCACGAAAATTCTTGCGCAGTTAAAAAGCGAAGTTGAATTTCATGAGTCATGA
- the rpmB gene encoding 50S ribosomal protein L28: MSRVCDVCGKGPAVGNNVSHANNKTKKVWYPNLQRIRCLDNKTGAVKKVKVCTRCLRSGFVKKAL, translated from the coding sequence ATGTCCAGAGTATGTGATGTCTGTGGCAAGGGACCCGCTGTTGGAAACAACGTCAGCCACGCGAACAATAAAACGAAGAAAGTATGGTATCCGAATCTTCAGAGGATTCGTTGCCTCGATAACAAGACCGGTGCCGTTAAGAAGGTCAAGGTCTGTACCCGTTGTCTGCGTTCGGGATTTGTGAAAAAGGCCTTATAA
- a CDS encoding 6-phosphofructokinase, translated as MKMKIAVLTGGGDCPGLNGAVKWITKSAMDSWLSSKRATDFDVIGISEGWRGLVDVDPEDPKSCERYLKPLDEEIVRTWDRYGGTNLGTSRTNPFNPKNDRSDILLDNIKKLGIDVVVAIGGEDTLGAAYRLHKLGVKTIGIPKTIDNDLMGTDYSLGFDTAVNVITEEIDRLRTTAGSHSRIFVVETMGRHAGWLALHGGECSGAYIILVPEYSFSLEEVCSLLQERKGREIRYAIIVVAEGAKLAGKEEVIQSDKVDEFGHITLGGIAKFVAEEIEERTNYETRHLILSHLQRGGTPSAHDRLMARWYGIAAVDMILNEDFGRMASLQRGEITSVPLKECIGRLKLVDIEKYYDKERYNGRRSIIR; from the coding sequence ATGAAAATGAAAATAGCCGTATTGACGGGTGGTGGCGATTGTCCGGGATTGAATGGCGCCGTGAAATGGATCACTAAAAGTGCGATGGATTCGTGGTTAAGCTCAAAACGCGCTACAGACTTCGATGTTATCGGAATCAGCGAGGGATGGCGGGGACTTGTCGATGTTGATCCTGAAGATCCCAAAAGTTGCGAAAGATATCTAAAACCTCTCGATGAGGAAATCGTTCGAACTTGGGACCGGTATGGAGGGACCAATCTTGGGACGTCTCGCACCAACCCTTTCAACCCCAAAAATGATCGTTCTGATATACTGTTGGATAATATCAAGAAACTTGGAATTGATGTGGTGGTCGCCATAGGGGGGGAAGATACCCTGGGGGCGGCTTATCGGTTGCACAAACTGGGCGTCAAAACCATCGGTATCCCAAAGACCATCGATAATGACTTGATGGGTACGGATTATTCCCTTGGATTCGATACCGCCGTCAATGTGATCACGGAAGAAATTGACCGGTTACGCACGACGGCAGGTTCGCACAGTCGGATTTTCGTCGTGGAAACCATGGGACGCCATGCCGGTTGGCTCGCACTGCATGGCGGTGAGTGCAGCGGAGCCTATATCATTCTTGTTCCCGAATACTCCTTCAGCCTTGAGGAAGTATGCAGTCTGCTGCAGGAGAGAAAGGGGCGGGAAATTCGTTATGCCATTATTGTGGTCGCTGAGGGCGCCAAACTGGCCGGCAAGGAAGAGGTCATCCAGAGTGACAAAGTGGATGAGTTTGGCCATATTACTCTAGGGGGAATCGCCAAATTCGTCGCTGAGGAAATAGAAGAAAGAACGAATTATGAAACCCGGCACTTGATCCTTAGCCATTTGCAGCGTGGGGGAACTCCTTCAGCCCACGACCGATTAATGGCAAGATGGTATGGCATTGCCGCTGTGGATATGATTCTCAATGAAGATTTCGGCAGGATGGCCAGCCTACAGCGGGGCGAGATCACCAGTGTTCCCCTGAAGGAATGCATCGGAAGATTAAAGCTTGTCGATATTGAAAAATATTATGATAAGGAACGATACAATGGACGGCGTTCCATTATCCGTTGA
- a CDS encoding ATP-dependent 6-phosphofructokinase yields the protein MKKVNNTDYNIRNLGECKIRTPVVVNYYTSDSKRLLLQNYLDDRTPQKMKTVKGAGDISSSVEVAGPRENLFFDPSKTKAAIVTCGGLCPGINDVIRAIVMEFYHRYGVRNIIGIKYGFQGLIPSFGHEIVELTPELVENIHREGGSILSSSRGQQNIGEMVDALVRMNVSILFCIGGDGTMRAAERITEEITRRQLSISVIGIPKTIDNDLNFVQKTFGFDTAIAESVKAIACAHIEARGAPMGIGLVKIMGRLSGQIAVGAALAQNDVNFVLVPEVPFRLDGDHGLLKALEARLKERKHCVILVAEGAGQELMRNEKTTLETDASGNIRLLDIGYFLKVRIDEHFRKTGVEINLKYIDPSYMIRSVPASASDCIYCSALGQYAVHAGMAGKTGMLVALMKDEYVHLPIRIVTSGKKIDPEGNLWMRVLESTGQPPTLID from the coding sequence ATGAAAAAAGTCAATAACACGGATTACAACATACGCAACCTGGGTGAATGTAAGATCCGCACTCCTGTCGTTGTAAATTATTACACATCAGACAGCAAACGTCTGCTGCTCCAGAATTATCTGGATGATCGGACTCCTCAAAAAATGAAGACGGTCAAGGGTGCAGGCGATATTTCCTCATCCGTGGAGGTTGCAGGTCCAAGGGAAAATTTATTTTTTGATCCTTCCAAGACAAAAGCGGCCATTGTCACCTGCGGCGGATTGTGCCCTGGAATCAATGATGTCATTCGTGCCATTGTGATGGAATTCTATCATCGTTACGGCGTCCGCAATATTATTGGCATAAAATACGGCTTTCAGGGTCTTATTCCCTCTTTTGGCCACGAGATTGTTGAACTCACTCCTGAACTCGTGGAAAATATTCATCGTGAAGGGGGCAGTATCCTGTCTTCTTCGCGAGGACAGCAGAATATTGGAGAAATGGTGGATGCCCTGGTCCGGATGAATGTCAGCATTCTTTTCTGCATCGGCGGCGATGGAACCATGCGGGCTGCTGAGCGCATCACGGAGGAAATCACTCGCCGGCAACTGAGCATTAGCGTGATTGGAATCCCGAAAACGATTGATAATGATCTTAATTTTGTCCAAAAGACCTTTGGATTTGACACGGCTATTGCGGAATCGGTAAAAGCGATCGCCTGTGCCCACATTGAGGCCAGGGGTGCGCCGATGGGAATCGGCCTCGTTAAGATTATGGGAAGGCTTTCCGGCCAAATTGCCGTAGGAGCCGCTTTGGCGCAAAACGACGTTAATTTTGTTCTCGTCCCCGAAGTTCCCTTTCGTCTGGACGGGGACCATGGACTGCTCAAGGCGCTAGAAGCCCGCCTCAAAGAAAGGAAACACTGCGTTATTCTTGTTGCCGAAGGCGCCGGACAGGAACTGATGCGCAATGAAAAAACGACTCTGGAAACCGATGCCTCCGGAAATATTCGTCTTCTGGATATCGGGTATTTTCTCAAGGTTCGTATTGATGAACATTTCAGAAAGACAGGCGTCGAAATCAATCTCAAATATATCGATCCCAGCTACATGATTCGCAGTGTCCCGGCAAGCGCCAGCGATTGCATCTATTGCTCCGCTTTGGGCCAGTATGCCGTTCATGCCGGTATGGCAGGAAAAACCGGCATGTTGGTCGCGTTGATGAAGGATGAATATGTCCACCTGCCCATTCGGATTGTTACCTCCGGGAAGAAGATCGATCCCGAAGGAAATTTATGGATGCGGGTTCTCGAATCAACGGGACAGCCCCCTACCCTGATCGACTAA